CAATTCGCTATCGCTCGTGTCTCCCTTCGGCCGAAATGACAAACTATATGCGAACGCTAACACTAAGTAAAAGGCAAAAAAATCACAAGAAAATCCACAATTATTTTAAAACATAGCCTCTGGTTTCAACCAGAGGAACGCAAAGATTGATTCTCAATTAATTAAAAAGAATCAATTGCCTCCAGCTTTAGCTGGAGGTATAAAATAAAGTTAGAAAAGGCTTTAGCCAAAATACGCATTTGGCTAAAGCCTTATTACTATCAAATCTTTTAATCCCCTAGTTAAAACTAGGGGCTATTCAATAAAAAAAAACAAGACCAAAATTGATCTTGCATTTTTTGTAACTTGATAAATAGAAAACATCTCTTACGCTCTCTGACGCTCATGTATTCCTTCTTTAATTTCTTCCACCATTTTTTTATTAAAAGCGGGCAAATCATTCGGGTTTCGGCTGGTTACTAATCCGTTGTCTACGACAACTTCTGAATCTTCCCATTGTGCGCCAGCATTTTTCAAATCGTTTTTAACAGAGAAAAACGAAGTTACTTTTCGACCTTGTAAAACATCGGCATCTACCAGAATTTGAGGTCCATGGCAAATAGCGGCTACTGGTTTTTTACTTTCAAAGAAGGAACGTACAAAATTTACAGCAGCTTCTTCTCTTCTTAATAAATCAGGGTTTATAACTCCACCCGGAAGAACCAAAGCATCGTAATCGGCTTCATTTGCCTGATCTAATACGACATCGACATCATATTCTGTGCTCCAA
The Flavobacterium humidisoli DNA segment above includes these coding regions:
- a CDS encoding type 1 glutamine amidotransferase domain-containing protein; amino-acid sequence: MKKNIAILATNGFEESELASPKAYLEEQGWNADIVSLKSGTIKSWKDGNWSTEYDVDVVLDQANEADYDALVLPGGVINPDLLRREEAAVNFVRSFFESKKPVAAICHGPQILVDADVLQGRKVTSFFSVKNDLKNAGAQWEDSEVVVDNGLVTSRNPNDLPAFNKKMVEEIKEGIHERQRA